The window GCCGCCTTTGATGGCCAGCATCTTCCACAAACCTCCCAAACATCTTTTCACATTCTGGATATGGCTTGACATACAAATTATAGAATCTAAGCCTACTTGGTTTTATCAAACTCTTCAACCCTATCTCAAGACCCAGTGCACCATTTGATTTCAAATACTCTATGACATTGTATCGAGGAACAATCTGTTTGTCAAAATTCACACCCAGATACTCTGGAACCTCAACCAAGCAACCGACACCATACTTCATTCTGTTCACCAAGAACTCAATCTTCTTCTCAATCTCCTCAATCTCATACAAAACCAATCTTGGCTCTTTCCATAGGATCTTAAATGCTTCTCTATGAATCAACCCATGTTTGCACAAGCAATCAACTCTAAGCTTCACTTCCAATCCAGCTCTAAATTCTCCTTCACTAACAATCCTGTCCTTAATGGGAACGCGACATTTCAGAGTCCTCAACAATCCCAAACACCTTGACATTTCCCCTAATGCCATGCTCAAAACTCTTGGATCCCTTACAATCTCCTTCCTAAACTCATTTTCACTAAAACCCAATTCCACAAACTCCTCAAGCAATGGCTTCAACCTATTTCCAATATCAAATCCTAAAACCTCaggaaacaaataaaaaacccTTTCAATCCCATATCTTGGAATCCCAATTCCTTCGAAAAATTCAACCTTTCTAcaaatttcattttccttcatcatGATTACCCTCGGAAACCCTTCTAAAACCCTAGTCAAAACCCCACCATTAAACCCCAAACCCTTCAAAGCACCAATCCTCTTCAAAAACCCATCCGGGTCAATCTGAAATCTCCTTGAAAGTGCCAAAACATTGCTAATAACCAACGGGGAAATATCCAAGTTTCCAAATTTGGAAATCCCAATTTGCCATTTCTTCAAAAAGTTAGAGTCCAAAACTGCTGGACAGTCAGAGAGTAAAGAAATAAGGGAATTCTGGGGAATtttgaaagataaaagaatgTTTAGAGAGTTTTGAATGTCGTGCAAATCGGAATGATTGAGCAACGAATGGTTTCTTGCAAGGAAAGTGTGGACTTGAGAAGGTGGGAAACCGCACCTTTGGAGGAGATTGGCAAGAGAAATCTGGTACCTGTATTGGGGAACTTTGGGAGGAACTGTGGAAAAGAATTGGGTTGATGAGAGACGACACTTGAGAGTAGTGGCTTTGGTTAAGGAAGTGACGGCCATTGTTTTCCTTCACCGGACACTCTGATGTTCAGCCTTCAAGTATATTTGAACACCTAGCTTTTCTTCTTATACCATGTTAtgttatattaattaatttaattaaaataattctatttataaattactcaaataaaattattattctagTAATCATCAACACTAGTaaacatgtttatatatagttttttaaataattatttgttactttttaaaattaattatcatattctatcataattttatgcacataattttttaagatttaCCACCTTAATAAAAGctgttttatattaaaatagaaTGAGGACTCTCTCTTAAtcaataaaaacatttttcagcaataaaaaaataaaacaaatgaaatttgataaaaaataaacaaattgtAACACAAAAAATTCACACCTCTAAGTCATACACTaatgtaaatataaatataaaaatatatgcatatatatatatatatatatatatatatatataaataaaatataataacttttaagaaGTTAAATATAATGTCACGAATATGaatcttaaatttataaataattttgttaatctgataaatatattttttaaattaaaaatgtaaatcCATAAGAATAACAATTGGACGGAGAGTgtgaggtttttttttttttttggtaaaggaaaaatttcttatgaaaaaaaatgtatgTGTTTATGGGATTTGATGTCGACCGTCAGATCTTAACCCACCTaaaatctctcttttctcCAACTCTCTCAAAATGTCTGTCCCTGTCTGAGAAACAGAAACTCAAAAGTTACTCTCAAAGACGAAAAGAAGCAGTTCAAAGATCATAAAAGCAAGCCCTGTTCTCCACTCCCATTTTTACTACAACCGTGagcttcttttcttctccctGTTTTTCATTTCTGGGTTATACTTTCTTATGGCAGTTACTGATTCATTTAACTTTGagcttcttcttttgttttttttcttttttttcctctacATTTTTTATGGTTGGGAAATTTTAGACGGGATATTTTGAGTAATTGGTGAACTGGGTTTGATCTGAATTCTTGAGAAAGTGAAACAAAATTTGACTTTTCAGcttgaaaataaatgcatttaCATGTTTAATTGACATGGGCAAacataaaaatggaaaaaaaaaaaaaaaaaaggaagtggCGGTCCTAAGTTGAGGAAATTTTCCCCTCATTGGCCCTACTTTTAGCTGGGTACTAGAGGAGATTTTTGAGGCCTTGAACAGGGAGCTTTCATTTTAGTATTATGTTGGAATCATAATTTGGCCTGtgcctttttcctttcccttctgtttttttttttaatttatttttggttatttaacTTGCTTGATCTctcatttatattttgaaactTATGAGGCAGCATGATGGAGCGgaattagattttttatgAAAGACAAAAAAGTGGGAAAAAACTATTTTGCTCTTGCTCTTCATTTTTTGTCTACAGATGTTTATTGACTTTTTTAACGGAGAGATAAAATCCaatttaatttgaagaaaattttgggTGTATTTCCAGTTGATAGTAGATAAAAtccatttaatttttgttgcaaATATGGTGTTAACAACTTTTTTGGACACATATTGACACCTCAAAGAATTGAATGAACCTGTATCAGATACATAGTCATGTCTGACAGTCAGAGTCCAAGTGACATTGGGGATATGCATTAACTTACCAGAAAATATGTGATGAACTGATGGGATAGTGTATACTTTGAGAAGTAGATATAATTGTTACTATCTTTCAGACTTGCAGGAGTAATGGCAGGGGCTGCTGATCCACATGATTTTTCAGATAGTGATAGAAGCTCAGAGGATGAAACTGCTGTTAACACTGCTGAGTATGAAGGGATGGGGCCAGAACTATTGCAGGGGCATAATGTAATGAATAATGAGTTCATTGCGTTAGAACAATCTGGCAAAGCTTTGGATATAGGAAACTTGGAGCCATACAATGGGATGACTTTCCAATCCCTAGATGATGCAAgggatttttattttgaatatgctAAGCGCACTGGTTTCACCATACGAACGAATCGAATCCGACACTCACTAAAGAACATGGCTATAATTGGGCGGGATTTTGTTTGTTCTAGAGAAGGTTTTCGAGCAGCAAAGCATACACATAGAAAAGACAGGGTTCTTCCTCCAAGGCCAATTACAAGAGAAGGTTGCAAAGCAATGATAAGGTTGGCTGCAAGGGATGGAGGTAAATGGATTGTTACCAAATTTGTACGAGAGCATAACCACAAGCTAATGACACTTTGCAAATTTCCGGGGGAACTGCCAACTATTAATATGCTTAGTGAGGTAAGTCTCTGATACTTGATGTGCTCTACTGGGTTGATTTAACTACCACCATTATTATCATAATTAGGCTTTAGATCTTGGTGTTGAACAAAATTATAGACATGCAGAGGTGTCTGATTTGAAGTTGATGTTTCATATAGCATCAGTACCTGTTAtcatgacttatgatttcccTGAAGCATATTTCTGAAATAGCATCCTCTACTAATTTAATGACTTGGTGATTGACAGGGCAGTCTGTTTGTTGCTTTTGCTAATGCCTGAATTTTCTTCCCTTTGAAACATTTTTATTCTTGGAAAGCTTATGCAAAAGACAATTGTAATATGAGAGTTTAATACCAAATCCTCAGTCTGTTTTGAACCAAAACTCTAAGCTGAGGAACTCTGTTTGCCTCTCAAAAGTTTTGTGAAGAACTCTTTGACCATTGTTGTACATGCAGGTTCTTATACTTTGGTTTGTGGACCTAGGCATTAGCCATATTAAAGGGTAGCATTCCAATATTGCATTTTAGCTAGGGTAATGGCAGATGGGTCTTGATACCTATAATGTTTGTCTAGAGTGGGATTTTTTTGTTCAATACATTGAGCTGTGCCCAGGAAAGTTGCAAACTGTATAAAAGTTTCCCCAAAGGTAGCCCGTATGCTAGTCCAGAGTTGAATCTTCATCTTTTCCCATTGTTGTTTATGCATTACATTTGGGTTCAAACAATTATGGAGAAGTTCAtattaaaaagtgaaaaaagaaagaacctATTGAAACGTGATGTTTGTCAAGTTGCTTAAGTTTTGCTGCATTTAGTTGCACAATCATTTGACCTCTACTATGGTTTTACTAAATTAGGCGTTTGCTCACACTTTACTGACTCTTATTGCAGTTGTTAGTGCAATTGCCTACTCTAGCCTTTGGGGTAGGTCCTTGTGGAGAAGTTATGGAGACCTTTTAAAACTTTGTAGTTGATTTACTTAATGTAACATTTTCTGCCATTTTGGGCTTTGATGGTGTTTCAAAATGCACCTTTGGAATCTGGATGTCTAACCTTAAATTCTTGGTAGATCTTTTGCACATCCTATCTCATATTCTTCCCCccacctttaaaaaaaattataacgaCTAGTGTTTTCTAACTTTCAGTGATGAAGAAGTGGTGTTAACACCCCTACTGTGCTTGCAATTTTCTATTTGAGCTTGTTTAAGCTCATTTATTTAACTAATAAAGAGGTTCGAGCATAAGTTTTAAACTTGTTGAATAGATAACTGTGTTTAAATATAAGATTGCTTGGCTTGTTAAGCTTATTAAGAAAGCTTGTGTGTAGCCCCTAAGATTTGCTTATGAGATCAGTCAGATGTGCTTATAAGCTCATTCATTGGCTTGTTATATGAGCTTTTGTATGAACTTATTTAAAAGTGATAGAAGTAAGAATACtacttatataattttaagatGCTTTTGTTTCTTGTTAGCCGCTTCATTTGCTTGTTATTGTACTTGTGAATGTGAACTTGTCTTAATATTGATGCTTTTGTTTgacattaattttaatatttttattaggCACATTTaaggattttgttttttcaaatagtttttttagatatttaccATGTTTGAAACATTGTtattaagatatttaaatgatgttaGAAATGAAGAATTCAAGGTTTGTTTCACTTCCTCAATatgagaaaatatatatgatattttagatgaagctttt is drawn from Theobroma cacao cultivar B97-61/B2 chromosome 4, Criollo_cocoa_genome_V2, whole genome shotgun sequence and contains these coding sequences:
- the LOC18602485 gene encoding protein FAR-RED ELONGATED HYPOCOTYL 3; the protein is MAGAADPHDFSDSDRSSEDETAVNTAEYEGMGPELLQGHNVMNNEFIALEQSGKALDIGNLEPYNGMTFQSLDDARDFYFEYAKRTGFTIRTNRIRHSLKNMAIIGRDFVCSREGFRAAKHTHRKDRVLPPRPITREGCKAMIRLAARDGGKWIVTKFVREHNHKLMTLCKFPGELPTINMLSEEEKDKKIQDLTSELQREKERSAAFRQQLQKILKDLEEHAEFMSIRVEDIVDSLKKVELDDV
- the LOC18602484 gene encoding transcription termination factor MTERF15, mitochondrial; translated protein: MAVTSLTKATTLKCRLSSTQFFSTVPPKVPQYRYQISLANLLQRCGFPPSQVHTFLARNHSLLNHSDLHDIQNSLNILLSFKIPQNSLISLLSDCPAVLDSNFLKKWQIGISKFGNLDISPLVISNVLALSRRFQIDPDGFLKRIGALKGLGFNGGVLTRVLEGFPRVIMMKENEICRKVEFFEGIGIPRYGIERVFYLFPEVLGFDIGNRLKPLLEEFVELGFSENEFRKEIVRDPRVLSMALGEMSRCLGLLRTLKCRVPIKDRIVSEGEFRAGLEVKLRVDCLCKHGLIHREAFKILWKEPRLVLYEIEEIEKKIEFLVNRMKYGVGCLVEVPEYLGVNFDKQIVPRYNVIEYLKSNGALGLEIGLKSLIKPSRLRFYNLYVKPYPECEKMFGRFVEDAGHQRRHPVGMWKLFKPQKYTESKEDVKNMKSFMEPLV